cgccaccttgcccggctagtttttttttgttttttttttttttgtattttttagtagagacagggtttcactgtgttagccaggatggtctcgatctcctgacctcatgatccacccatctcagcctcccaaagtgctgggattacaggcttgagccaccacgcccggccaacttttgtatttttgttgtagagacaagggtttgtcatgttgcccagactggtcttgaactcctgggctcactcaagcaatccgcccacctcaacctcccaaagggaTGGaattgtaagtgtgagccacagtgcctggcccatttttaagcttttagtgtttttcatttttatttatttatttatttgagacagagtctctctctgtcactcaggctggagtgcagctgcacgatctccgctcactgtaacctctgcctcctgatttcaagcgattcttgtgcttcagtcttctgagtagctggaattacaagcgtgagccaccacgtttagccaaagttttagttttttaaaatccatttgccAAAGGAAATCCCTTACACCAAAGAATCTTTgcggctgggtgctgtggctcacacctgtaatcccagcacttggggaggccaaggcaggaggatcacttgaagccaggagtttgagaccagcctgggcaacatggtgaaaccccatctctactcaaaatatgaaaattagctggacgtggtggcatgcacctgtaatcccagctacttgggagactgaggcatgagaatcacttgaacttggaaggcggaggctgcagggagctgagatcatcccactgcactccagcctgggtgacagagcgagaccctgtctcagaaaaaaaaaaagaatctttgcaCCTGCAGTCTTCACTGCCCGTGTTGAGGGCTTTGCCTGGGTAGATGTGTGGTCAACTGACTCATGTCCTTTTCTTTAATGATGCTTGGCTGAATGACCAACACTGAGGCTGGCCATTGAAGAAATACTCAGCATCCTGGCCCCCATTGCACCCCAGGGCCACCCAGCAGTGCTGGGTACCAGACAGACTCAGGACAAAGCTTACTTAAGCTCCTCTTCATCCAGGTACCCGCTCTGGTCGTTGTCTATGAACCGGAAAACGTCCTTCACCTGACTGGCTGACATCTTGGAGAGGCCTGACGTCTGGAAGAATTTTTGGGGTTCAAAAGTGTCTGGGtctgaagaaaagagaatgggTTATTCTGACACTCATTGGATCACATTCTATACTGGGGCCAAGGTACTAAAAACACAGATGATTAAAAATACTTCAACAATATCCCTGAGCTATGGGGATGCTCAACTGGTCCAAGATTTTGGAACAGCCGAGACTTGATGGCTCTGTGATGGCATCCCATGTCCCCTCTGCCCCAGCCTTCCCTCCTCCACTTGGTTTTGTccatttcccttttccttcctcctctctgtgcctccccctccccctggCCCACTTTACAGGCTGTGTAGCCCAGCCCACAACATACCTGGTCTAATTGGTAGGGGGAAATGCAATCACTGGATTTCAACAGGCTAAATGGCCTTTGgcgatttctttctcttttttttttctttctttctttctttttttttttttttgagacagagtcactctgtctccagattggagtgcagtggtgtgatcccggctcactgcaaactctgcctcccgggttcaaatgattctcctgcctcagcctcccgagttgctgggattacaggtgtgcacccccatgcccagatcatttttgtatttttaatagagacagggttttgccatgctggccaggttggtcttgaactcctgacctcaagtgatccaccagcctcggtttcccaaactgctgggattacaggtgtgagcaccacacctggcccttcgGTAATTTCTTGCTTTCATGTGTTTTGTAAGTTTCTTTTGTCTTACAGAAGTGTAATCGTGTGCTCAGATCCCAGatctttataattttagttaTCTAATAAATAGCAGTTTTCTTCTCCGATTCCACGAATTTTCCAGCCaacctcttatttatttatttagagacagagtttcactctgtcgtccaggctggaatgcagtgtagcaatcatagctcaccacagcctcaaccttctgggcttgagtgatcctcctacctcaatctccctagtagctgggaccacgggcgcatgccaccatgccctgctagtttttatttttatttttattttgtagagatggagccttgctatgttgcccaggctgatctcaaactcctgggctcaaacagtcctctcaccttggcctccaaaaagtgttgggattacagatgtgagccaccatgcctggtctacatttttttttttttttttggagacagtcttgctctgtctcccaggctggagggcagtggtgcgatctcagctcactgcaacctccgcctcctgggttcaagcaattctctgcctcagccttcgaagtagctgggattacaggcacccaccaccacctccggctaattgttttgtatttttagtagagatggggtttcaccatcttggccaggctggtctcgaactcctgatcttgtgatctacctgcctcggcatcccaaagtgctgggattacaggtgtgagccactgcatctggctgccTGGCCTACATTTTGATTTTGTGTTGCTTTGCTGAAGGTGCAAAGCTGTGAGGAAATCCCATCCCACCCCACGTCCCCTCTACCTTGGCATTCCTGGAGGGCTGCTGCAATGTCATCAGCACTGAGCACGTCCGTGATGCTCATTTTCTACCTACTCACACAGAATAAACGAGATACGATAAGCCACAAGCAGGAACGTGCACATCCAGGGCAAACATATCTTCTCAGGCCCACTGAAACTGCATGtgtgtctagtttttttttttttttttttcaattgagatggagtctcactctgttgcccaggctggagtgcagtggcaccatctcggctcactgcaacctccacctcctgggctcaagtgattctcctgcctcagccttctgagtagctgggatgacaggtgcacactatcacgcctggctaatttttgtgtttttagtaaagacggggttttgccacgtttgccaggatggtcttgagctcctgacctcaggtgatctgcctacctcggcctcacaaattgctgggattatgggcataagccaCCGAGCCAGGCCtgtctagaatttttaaaatgtgataagcATGGTTTTGTATTAAGTGACGGGACAGAATATCCAAATTAAAACCAGATACCAAAAAGACCCCAGCCCTTTTTATCTCAGAACCTTCTTTTGAATATATgccagaaatgaaaacaaaaatacatgacCTAAAGAAGGATTCAATcgttttcttataaaaattatactGACATAATCAGTCATTTCCACAGGCAGCTACAAACCATGCTACAAATGCACTGGCATTTTCCTACACCAGCCCGAGAGATGCAATGTTGCAATTTCCACGGGGGAAGGGATACAGTTCGGCCGCTTGCGGACATTCTGCGGAAGAAGGCCTGCTATCTGTCCTGAAAGGCGGAAGCAGATGGAGGAAAAGCCCGTCTCCCAGAGACTAAAATCCTTCCAGGTGTCAAAGCCATGGGAAAAGAGGAGTCTAAGCACCTAAGCCTAACACGAATGCACGCAGTGAATAAGAGTCTGGGGTCTGGTGGGCCCACCAGTTACTCACCGTTTTAGGTTCCCCCCCAGGAAGAATCAGGAAAAAGAGCTGAAGGAGCAAAACAACAGATGGGCTTTTGCTACCTTGCTGACCTACCTTATATAGGCTAGAAAAAGTGATAGTTACAACCTCTTAGATTTCCTTTTCAAGGATCAAGTGGATGTAGCTCAAATGTCTTGTCTTACTCATgaaacctcctttttttttttttctatttatatctcaAGGGAATGTGGGTGGGAACAGCcgattattaaaaaaaacaaaaaacaaaaaaacaaaaacctcaatgAACCTTAACTAAGGTTTCAATTCTGCAAACGAACTCTGTTGGCAAAGTGTGGAGAAGGTTCTGGATGCCTGGTAAGGTGGAGATGGTGGCCTGAACTAAGACAAACACATACAGGGGTGCTCCGTAAGCTGAAAAGGCTCCCCAGATGTTAGCAGGTACCGTTTGAGGCAGGCCTGTTTTCAACTTTGGAAACTATGGGTGTGTAAAGCTGACCTCAGTCTGGAGTTGACAGACTCAAAGCCATTGTCACCAAGCGCACACACAGGACTCGTCCGGCACAGGAGATGGGGCTAAGTGATGTGATTTTCCTACAAATGTCTTGACTTTGACATTTCCCAGCTATACCATAAATTGCACACACTCAAAAGGCAAAAAGGAGGAAATCAAGCCAGCATTCCCAACCCACAAAACTAACATGTTCGGAAAAAAATATtctgaggctgaggccaggacTAGACAACTCaagattttgtttctgttgtgacagggtcttgctctgttgcccaggctggagtgcagtggcatgatctcagctcactgcagccttgacctcccaggctcaagtgatcctctcacctcagtctcccaactagctggtactacaggcacataccaccatgcctggctaattttttaaatatacattttttttgagagacagggttttgccacgttgcccaggttggtctcgaactcctgggctcaagtaattctcccacctcagcctcccaaagtgctgggattacaggggtgaaccaccgcgcccggcctttttttttttttaattttcagcaaacatttattgacccTTTATATGGCCAGCACTGTGCCAggttcttctttttaattattgtggtaaaaaccacattccataaaatatataatcttaACCATTTGTAAGTGTATGTATAGTACAATAGTGTTAACTCTTGGTGCATTATTGAAGGAGAGATCGCTATAATTTATTCAGCTGgaaaaatggaaactctgtatccattgaGCTGCCACCACTCCCCTGTTCCCCCACCTCCCAGCTCCTGGTAACCATCATTGTACTTCCTGCTTCTAAGAGTTTGActactggctcacacctgtaatcctagcactttgggaggctgaggtgggcagatcacgaggtcaagagttcgagaccagcctgaccaacatggtgaaaccacatctctactaaaaatacaaaaattagctgggcatggcagcctgtaagcccagctactgaggaggctgaggcaggagaatcgcttgaatccaggaggtggaggttgcggtgaactgagattgtgccattgcactccagcctgggcgacacagaagTCTTTGTTATAGCTTTGAGTGCACTATTGAAATTGGAAACAACTAAAATGGGCTTTAGTCGGGAATTTGTcaaattatggtacatccatGCAATGACTTCCTATGTGGCCATTAGAAAGAAtgaagtaggccgggcgcagtggttcacacctgtaatcccagcactttgggaggccaaggcagacggatcacctgaggtcaggagttcgagaccagcctggccaacatggtgaaaccccgtctctactaaaaatacaaaattagccagacgtggtggtgtgcacctgtaatcccagctactctggaggctgaaacaggaggatcgcttagaacctgggaggcagaggttgcagtgagctgagatcgtgccattgccctccagcctggatgacagagcaagactctgtctcgaaaaaaaaaaaaaaaattcagctaggcatggtggcgcatgcctgtggtgccagctgctcaggaggctgaggtgggaagatggatTGAGGCCGGGAAGTAACGGCTGCTGCAAGTTAtacttgcaccactgcacgccagcctggacgacacagcgagaacttgtctcaaaaataaataaataaaaagaaagtttctgaaaATAAGTCTTGAGAGTTTTGAATTAGGTTTCTGACATTAAGTTGCCATAGAAACTAGCTGagccctttctttttcttgggaGTCTTTACAATTGTCCACAGAgatacaacattttttaaaaatctgctcatTTAAATCAAAGTAGCATATGGGTTAAACCAAGATACTTTTTCTGTTCATGCTATTTTTCTGATAGAAAATAAAGATACCAGAGaccaggccaggagtggtggttcatgcctgtaatcccagcattttaggaggctgaggtgggcagatcacctgaggtcaggagtcagagaccagtctggccaacatggcgaaaccctgtctctactaaaaataccaaaacattatctgggcatggtggcgggcgcctataatcctagctacttgggaggctggggcaggagaatcgcttgaacctgggaggtggaggttgcagtgagctgagattgtgccactacattccagccggggtgacagatcaagactctgtctcaaaaaaaaaaaactatatatatatatatatatatatatatatatatagagagagagagagagagagagagagagagagagattgattcaCACAAACAGacaatattgtataattccactaATACGAGGTACCTAGAATATTCAAATTGACAGAGACAGACAAAATGGTGGTTAGCAGGGCTGGGGGGAGGGGTAATGGGAGTGagtgtttaatggggacagagtttcagattgggaagatgagaaagttctggagatggatggtggtgacggttgcacaatgtgaatatatttaatgccactgaacttcaAGAGGGTTAAGatgggtcgggtgcggtggcgcccgtctgcaatcccagcgctttggaaggccgaggcgggagaattgcttgaaggcaggagtttgagaccagcctgggttacaaagcaagaccccatctctacaaaacaataataaaaaaattagccaggcactgttgtgtgcacctatggtcccagctacttgggaggctgaggtgggaggatcgcttaagcccaggagtttgaggctacagtgagctgtgatcacaccactgcactccagcctggttaacagagtgagaccctgtctctccaaagagaaaaaagaaaaatgattaagatggtaaatttcatattatgtattttatgttgCATATCATGTTATGCATATGACATACGTTGCATATGCATAATATGTTGTTTATCATATTTGCATAGTTATGTAAtgtgatgtatatgtatatcgtgtgtgtgtatatatatacacacacacatatatatataaacaatttgtAAACGTTGATTCCGTAGTCTTCATTATTTTGGCCACCAATTCCTAATTGCTCCCAGGAAAGAATAGGAGGAAGATGTGGAAGTAgatcggtttttttttttttttttttttgag
The nucleotide sequence above comes from Macaca nemestrina isolate mMacNem1 chromosome 4, mMacNem.hap1, whole genome shotgun sequence. Encoded proteins:
- the LOC139362957 gene encoding putative oncomodulin-2 isoform X1, with the translated sequence MSITDVLSADDIAAALQECQDPDTFEPQKFFQTSGLSKMSASQVKDVFRFIDNDQSGYLDEEELKFFLQKFESGARELTESETKSLMAAADNDGDGKIGAEEFQEMVHS